A genomic segment from Dermatobacter hominis encodes:
- a CDS encoding (2Fe-2S)-binding protein, producing the protein MTGDRTRTVRLTLDGTPREATVEVRTLLSDLLRHEWGATGTHVGCEHGSCGACTVLLDGAPVRSCLVLAPQVDGASIETVHGLAVAADGAPGRVAGALHEQHGLQCGFCTPGIVVSMTAALRDGTDVDEALDQVLGGHLCRCTGYVNVRAAVRAAFTPEAGS; encoded by the coding sequence GTGACCGGCGATCGGACGCGCACGGTCCGCCTGACGCTCGACGGCACGCCCCGCGAGGCGACCGTCGAGGTCCGCACCCTGCTCAGCGACCTCCTCCGCCACGAGTGGGGCGCCACCGGCACCCACGTGGGGTGCGAGCACGGCAGCTGCGGGGCCTGCACGGTGCTCCTCGACGGCGCCCCGGTCCGGTCGTGCCTCGTGCTGGCGCCGCAGGTCGACGGGGCGTCGATCGAGACCGTGCACGGGCTCGCCGTGGCCGCGGACGGCGCGCCGGGACGCGTGGCGGGCGCGCTCCACGAGCAGCACGGCCTGCAGTGCGGGTTCTGCACGCCGGGGATCGTGGTCTCGATGACCGCGGCGCTCCGGGACGGCACCGACGTGGACGAGGCGCTCGACCAGGTGCTCGGCGGCCACCTGTGCCGCTGCACCGGCTACGTCAACGTCCGGGCCGCCGTCCGGGCCGCGTTCACGCCGGAGGCCGGGTCGTGA
- a CDS encoding xanthine dehydrogenase family protein molybdopterin-binding subunit → MSWVGRRLPRLDDDRLLAGRGTFTDDLHLPGMLEATVLRSPVAHGTYRGIDTSAITDPDVVVLGPEAFLDRYSPIPVLWHLPGQFQHSHPVVDRRLRYVGEPIGVVVAPTRYAAEDAAALVRWDVDELPAVFDPHDAMAAGAPLLYPDEGTNVMARWSTGDDRDHLGSVLDDADHVLRTTLRIGRVAGAPMETRGVVVEPPPVHDRGRGKLTVWCSTQAPHAVRDFVAAATDLPQHRIRIVAPDVGGGFGVKDHQGEDEMLVILAALQLGRPLKWIEDRAESLTLTRHARDHDNHVAIAFDDDGRLRALHVEAVRNTGALMGMFGAGPLFATSGMLPAPYRWDAVRCDAVAVATNTNPTGAYRGFGQTQAVYVRERAIDMAARHLGADPVELRLANLVTPDEMPSALRTAPLLLDTGDYPGALRLARDLAGGWEETPEDGRRRGTGWAVYVQQSGIGPSGGNEAIGLDVGGFETADLRMENDGTVRALVGTSCHGQGHETSFAQLVADELGIEPADVDLIHSDTDVTPYSPYGTAASRSMVVGGGATVRAAARLADQVRAVAAQMLEADPDDVELGGGRATVAGTTSWVPIGAVAERAWQARSLPDGAEPGLVARVCHDPTEFTYNYAVHVCRVALDPSTGLTEVERYGVVHDCGTLVNPTIVEGQIHGGVAQGLGAALLEAATFDEGGAPTATTLLDYLVPVSSSVPDIEVVHTEHPSPTTPGGMKGMGEGGTNGSFACVANGVAAAVAAEDPAAADRLVGTPLSPAVVWAALHPG, encoded by the coding sequence GTGAGCTGGGTCGGCCGCCGCCTCCCGCGGCTCGACGACGACCGCCTCCTGGCCGGGCGCGGCACGTTCACCGACGACCTCCACCTCCCCGGGATGCTCGAGGCGACGGTGCTGCGCAGCCCGGTGGCCCACGGGACCTACCGCGGCATCGACACGAGCGCGATCACCGACCCCGACGTCGTCGTGCTCGGCCCCGAGGCGTTCCTCGACCGCTACTCCCCGATCCCGGTGCTCTGGCACCTGCCCGGCCAGTTCCAGCACAGCCACCCGGTCGTCGACCGCCGGCTGCGCTACGTCGGCGAGCCGATCGGCGTCGTCGTCGCCCCCACCCGCTACGCCGCCGAGGACGCCGCCGCGCTCGTCCGCTGGGACGTCGACGAGCTGCCGGCGGTGTTCGACCCGCACGACGCGATGGCCGCCGGCGCGCCGCTGCTGTACCCGGACGAGGGCACCAACGTGATGGCCCGCTGGTCCACCGGCGACGACCGGGACCACCTCGGGTCGGTGCTCGACGACGCCGACCACGTGCTGCGGACCACGTTGCGCATCGGCCGGGTTGCGGGAGCGCCGATGGAGACCCGAGGGGTCGTCGTCGAGCCGCCGCCCGTCCACGACCGCGGCCGGGGCAAGCTCACGGTCTGGTGCTCGACGCAGGCACCGCACGCCGTGCGCGACTTCGTGGCCGCCGCCACCGACCTGCCCCAGCACCGCATCCGGATCGTCGCTCCCGACGTCGGCGGCGGGTTCGGCGTGAAGGACCACCAGGGCGAGGACGAGATGCTCGTGATCCTCGCCGCCCTGCAGCTCGGCCGGCCGCTGAAGTGGATCGAGGACCGTGCCGAGTCGTTGACGCTCACCCGCCACGCCCGCGACCACGACAACCACGTCGCCATCGCGTTCGACGACGACGGCCGACTGCGGGCCCTCCACGTCGAGGCGGTGCGCAACACCGGGGCGCTGATGGGCATGTTCGGGGCCGGACCGCTCTTCGCAACGAGCGGGATGCTGCCCGCGCCCTACCGCTGGGACGCCGTGCGCTGCGATGCGGTGGCCGTCGCCACGAACACCAACCCCACCGGCGCCTACCGGGGCTTCGGCCAGACCCAGGCCGTGTACGTCCGGGAGCGGGCGATCGACATGGCCGCCCGGCACCTGGGGGCCGATCCCGTCGAGCTGCGGCTCGCCAACCTCGTGACGCCCGACGAGATGCCGTCGGCGCTGCGGACCGCGCCCCTGCTCCTGGACACCGGTGACTACCCCGGCGCGCTCCGCCTGGCCCGCGACCTGGCGGGAGGGTGGGAGGAGACGCCCGAGGACGGGCGCCGGCGGGGCACGGGCTGGGCCGTGTACGTGCAGCAGTCCGGCATCGGCCCGAGCGGCGGCAACGAGGCCATCGGGCTCGACGTCGGCGGCTTCGAGACGGCGGACCTCCGGATGGAGAACGACGGCACGGTCCGGGCGCTCGTCGGCACCAGCTGCCACGGCCAGGGCCACGAGACGTCGTTCGCCCAGCTGGTCGCCGACGAGCTCGGGATCGAGCCGGCCGACGTCGACCTGATCCACTCCGACACCGACGTGACGCCCTACTCCCCGTACGGCACCGCGGCGTCGCGCTCGATGGTGGTCGGCGGCGGCGCGACCGTGCGGGCGGCGGCGAGGCTCGCCGACCAGGTGCGCGCCGTGGCGGCGCAGATGCTCGAGGCGGACCCGGACGACGTCGAGCTGGGCGGCGGCCGGGCCACCGTGGCGGGGACGACGAGCTGGGTCCCGATCGGCGCCGTCGCCGAGCGGGCGTGGCAGGCCCGGTCGTTGCCCGACGGCGCCGAGCCCGGCCTCGTCGCGCGCGTCTGCCACGATCCGACCGAGTTCACCTACAACTACGCGGTGCACGTGTGCCGGGTGGCGCTCGACCCGTCGACGGGGCTGACCGAGGTCGAGCGCTACGGCGTGGTGCACGACTGCGGCACGCTCGTGAACCCGACGATCGTGGAGGGCCAGATCCACGGCGGTGTCGCCCAGGGCCTGGGCGCCGCGCTGCTCGAGGCCGCGACGTTCGACGAGGGCGGCGCGCCGACGGCGACGACGCTGCTCGACTACCTGGTGCCGGTGAGCTCGTCGGTCCCCGACATCGAGGTCGTCCACACCGAGCACCCGTCCCCGACCACCCCCGGCGGCATGAAGGGCATGGGCGAGGGCGGGACGAACGGCAGCTTCGCCTGCGTCGCCAACGGCGTCGCCGCGGCGGTGGCGGCCGAGGACCCGGCCGCAGCGGACCGCCTGGTCGGCACGCCGCTGTCGCCGGCGGTGGTGTGGGCGGCGCTGCACCCCGGGTGA
- a CDS encoding FAD binding domain-containing protein, translating to MKPPPFDYVDPDSVEGVVAALAEDPGAVLIAGGQSLVMALNLRQLAPTTLVDLRRVPGLGGIRAEAGAVVAGATATAADLLTHPTTAGHGALRRAVRSVGHPQTRTRTTVGGTIALAEPVAEVPTTLVALGGSVTVTGPTGTRTIAADDWITGPYTTARARDEVVVEVRFDVPAGPSTWREFVRRRGTFPIAGACVALEHLDGDPTAEVTGARIGLCGAAATPVRSSEAEAALVGAPLDEAAVGRAVAAVLDTVTPPPHPHATSDHRRALAGATLRIALGDLLVGPGGSAAPGIAA from the coding sequence GTGAAGCCGCCGCCGTTCGACTACGTGGACCCCGACAGCGTCGAGGGCGTCGTGGCGGCCCTCGCCGAGGACCCCGGCGCCGTCCTGATCGCCGGCGGCCAGAGCCTCGTCATGGCGCTGAACCTCCGCCAGCTCGCCCCGACCACGCTCGTCGACCTCCGGCGCGTGCCCGGCCTCGGCGGGATACGCGCCGAGGCGGGGGCGGTCGTGGCCGGGGCGACGGCCACCGCGGCCGACCTGCTAACCCACCCCACGACCGCAGGCCACGGCGCGCTCCGCCGTGCCGTCCGATCGGTCGGCCACCCCCAGACCCGGACGCGCACGACCGTGGGCGGCACGATCGCGCTCGCCGAGCCGGTCGCCGAGGTGCCCACGACCCTGGTCGCGCTCGGCGGGTCGGTGACGGTCACCGGGCCCACCGGCACGCGGACGATCGCCGCCGACGACTGGATCACCGGGCCGTACACGACCGCACGGGCCCGGGACGAGGTCGTGGTGGAGGTCCGCTTCGACGTGCCCGCCGGACCCTCGACGTGGCGCGAGTTCGTCCGCCGCCGCGGCACGTTCCCGATCGCCGGCGCCTGCGTGGCGCTCGAGCACCTCGACGGCGACCCCACCGCCGAGGTCACCGGAGCCCGCATCGGGCTCTGCGGGGCGGCGGCGACGCCGGTCCGGTCATCGGAGGCCGAGGCGGCGCTGGTCGGCGCCCCGCTCGACGAGGCCGCGGTCGGACGGGCGGTGGCCGCCGTGCTCGACACCGTGACGCCCCCGCCGCACCCGCACGCCACGTCGGACCACCGTCGGGCCCTCGCCGGCGCCACGCTGCGCATCGCGCTCGGCGACCTGCTCGTCGGGCCCGGCGGGTCCGCCGCACCGGGGATCGCGGCGTGA
- a CDS encoding phosphorylase family protein gives MAPTGPADAVPQVHGDRLGLVIGSSLDHDPVTAALGPRDDLVVLRRHGPGGSVPAHLVDHAANVRSLVDSGCDRVLAIGSAGGLHLSTGPGVVVVPDDLFAPAGTPTFHTTTAGYGVRGFDPGWRTRVLAAWSLAAQRPDGPGGPRSVLDGGTYAQTTGPRFETPAEVRWLATCADLVGMTLASECVLAAEAGLAYAAVCQIDNLAAGVGTSRSGDVAMDYVLSTERYRDALAAELVAAVRLLLDA, from the coding sequence ATGGCGCCGACCGGACCGGCCGACGCCGTCCCGCAGGTGCACGGGGACCGGCTGGGCCTCGTCATCGGCAGCAGCCTGGACCACGACCCGGTCACCGCCGCCCTGGGGCCTCGCGACGACCTCGTCGTGCTCCGCCGTCACGGCCCGGGCGGCTCGGTCCCGGCGCACCTCGTCGACCACGCCGCGAACGTGCGCTCGCTCGTCGACTCGGGCTGCGACCGGGTGCTGGCGATCGGATCCGCCGGCGGGCTCCACCTCAGCACCGGGCCCGGCGTGGTGGTCGTGCCCGACGACCTGTTCGCCCCCGCCGGCACACCGACGTTCCACACCACGACGGCCGGCTACGGCGTACGGGGCTTCGACCCCGGCTGGCGCACCCGGGTGCTGGCGGCCTGGTCGCTCGCGGCCCAGCGCCCCGACGGGCCCGGCGGCCCCCGGTCCGTGCTCGACGGCGGCACCTACGCCCAGACGACCGGCCCGCGGTTCGAGACGCCCGCCGAGGTCCGGTGGCTGGCGACCTGCGCCGACCTCGTCGGGATGACGCTGGCCTCGGAGTGCGTGCTCGCGGCCGAGGCCGGGTTGGCCTACGCGGCGGTCTGCCAGATCGACAACCTCGCCGCCGGCGTCGGCACGTCCCGCTCGGGCGACGTCGCCATGGACTACGTGCTCAGCACGGAGCGGTACCGCGACGCGCTGGCCGCCGAGCTGGTCGCTGCGGTCCGGCTCCTCCTCGACGCCTGA
- a CDS encoding amidohydrolase family protein, translating into MPETPPAEPRPRPRQDRPLVLRRIGHLATFDGPDGAGRELAGADVVCEDGVVTAIGADLDVPAGAEVVDCSDLLVLPGLVNPHQHLYQVALRAIPELERSLIGPWLGGLGARCLRWWREGSLTPAMIGAVSAAGLAESVLGGVTTVADQHYLHPAGPTQPFIEATIDAALGVGVRLHATRGTLTLGRGQGGGADPALVQDVDEVLRHADELIRAHHDPTDGAYVRVDLAPCGVHADLFETFRGFAELAADHERVRLHTHLYEVVDTGFCAERYGMSPWEVLVEVGWAQPRTWLAHVVDPPLHELPDIAAAGVTVAHLVAPDLRMGWGRAPVREMLDAGITVGFGTTGSASNDGANVLGDLRVAALAHRVGDDPDRWLSARELLAMATRGSAACLGRAGELGVVAVGAAADLAAWDLTTVDRVGVRDPLLGLVLCGLSDRAHTVVVGGRPVVRDGRLVTADEDEVAARARALVPA; encoded by the coding sequence GTGCCCGAGACGCCGCCCGCCGAACCCCGTCCGCGGCCGCGGCAGGACCGGCCGCTCGTGCTCCGCCGCATCGGCCACCTGGCCACCTTCGACGGCCCGGACGGAGCGGGTCGAGAGCTCGCCGGTGCCGACGTCGTCTGCGAGGACGGGGTCGTCACCGCCATCGGCGCCGACCTTGACGTCCCCGCCGGCGCCGAGGTCGTCGACTGCTCGGACCTGCTCGTGCTGCCGGGTCTGGTGAACCCGCACCAGCACCTGTACCAGGTGGCGCTCCGGGCCATACCGGAGCTGGAGCGGTCGCTCATCGGGCCGTGGCTCGGCGGACTCGGGGCGCGGTGCCTCCGGTGGTGGCGCGAGGGCTCGCTCACCCCGGCGATGATCGGTGCCGTGTCCGCCGCCGGACTGGCGGAGTCGGTGCTCGGCGGGGTGACCACCGTCGCCGACCAGCACTACCTGCACCCGGCCGGGCCGACCCAGCCGTTCATCGAGGCGACGATCGACGCCGCGCTGGGCGTCGGCGTCCGGCTCCACGCCACCCGCGGCACGCTCACGCTGGGCCGCGGCCAGGGCGGCGGCGCCGATCCGGCGCTGGTGCAGGACGTCGACGAGGTGCTGCGGCACGCCGACGAGCTCATCCGGGCCCACCACGACCCGACCGACGGCGCCTACGTGCGCGTCGACCTCGCGCCCTGCGGCGTCCACGCCGACCTGTTCGAGACGTTCCGGGGCTTCGCCGAGCTCGCCGCGGACCACGAGCGCGTCCGGCTCCACACCCACCTGTACGAGGTCGTCGACACCGGCTTCTGCGCCGAGCGCTACGGGATGTCGCCGTGGGAGGTGCTCGTCGAGGTGGGGTGGGCGCAGCCGCGGACGTGGCTCGCCCACGTGGTCGACCCCCCGCTGCACGAGCTCCCCGACATCGCGGCCGCCGGCGTCACCGTGGCGCACCTCGTCGCACCGGACCTCCGCATGGGGTGGGGGAGGGCGCCGGTGCGGGAGATGCTCGACGCCGGGATCACCGTCGGGTTCGGCACGACCGGCTCGGCCTCGAACGACGGCGCGAACGTCCTCGGCGACCTCCGGGTCGCAGCGCTCGCCCACCGCGTCGGCGACGACCCCGACCGCTGGCTGAGCGCTCGGGAGCTGCTGGCGATGGCCACGCGGGGCTCGGCCGCCTGCCTCGGGCGGGCGGGGGAGCTCGGCGTCGTCGCAGTGGGCGCGGCGGCCGACCTCGCGGCGTGGGACCTCACGACGGTCGATCGGGTCGGTGTCCGCGACCCGTTGCTGGGGCTGGTGCTCTGCGGTCTGTCGGACCGGGCCCACACGGTCGTGGTGGGCGGTCGCCCCGTCGTGCGCGACGGCCGGCTGGTGACCGCCGACGAGGATGAGGTCGCCGCACGGGCCCGGGCGCTCGTGCCCGCCTGA